One Streptomyces mobaraensis NBRC 13819 = DSM 40847 DNA segment encodes these proteins:
- the nth gene encoding endonuclease III, which yields MKKAPAEKAPAKKVAAEKAGAKKATAGKTPAGKPVSAKKTAATKKGVATKKAATAKNAAGKSSAPTASGGGAPAESRTALVRRARRINRELAEVYPYAHPELDFENPFQLLVATVLSAQTTDLRVNQTTPALFEAYPTPEDMAAADPERLEQLIRPTGFFRAKARSLLGLSAALRDDFGGEVPGRLQDLVRLPGVGRKTANVVLGNAFGVPGITVDTHFQRLVRRWRWTAETDPEKIEAEVCALFPKSDWTMLSHRVIFHGRRICHSRKPACGACPIAPLCPAYGEGETDPEKARKLLKYEKGGLPGQRLKPPPDFPGPPAPPLGAE from the coding sequence GTGAAGAAGGCCCCCGCCGAGAAGGCTCCGGCGAAGAAGGTCGCGGCCGAGAAGGCCGGGGCCAAGAAGGCCACAGCCGGGAAGACCCCGGCCGGGAAGCCGGTGTCCGCCAAGAAGACAGCGGCCACCAAGAAGGGCGTGGCCACCAAGAAGGCCGCGACGGCCAAGAACGCCGCCGGGAAGAGCTCGGCGCCGACCGCGAGCGGCGGCGGAGCCCCCGCGGAGTCGCGGACCGCGCTCGTCCGGCGCGCCCGGCGGATCAACCGCGAGCTCGCCGAGGTGTACCCCTACGCCCACCCCGAGCTGGACTTCGAGAACCCCTTCCAGCTCCTCGTGGCGACGGTCCTCTCCGCCCAGACCACCGACCTGCGCGTCAACCAGACCACCCCGGCCCTCTTCGAGGCGTACCCCACGCCCGAGGACATGGCGGCGGCCGACCCGGAGCGGCTGGAGCAGCTGATCCGCCCGACGGGCTTCTTCCGCGCCAAGGCCCGCTCCCTGCTCGGGCTCTCCGCCGCCCTCCGTGACGACTTCGGCGGCGAGGTGCCCGGCCGGCTCCAGGACCTCGTCAGGCTCCCGGGTGTCGGGCGCAAGACGGCCAACGTCGTATTGGGCAACGCCTTCGGCGTCCCCGGGATAACGGTCGACACGCACTTCCAGCGGCTCGTCCGGCGCTGGAGATGGACGGCGGAGACCGACCCGGAGAAGATCGAGGCCGAGGTCTGCGCGCTCTTCCCCAAGAGCGACTGGACGATGCTCTCGCACCGCGTCATCTTCCACGGCCGCCGCATCTGCCACTCCCGCAAGCCCGCCTGCGGCGCCTGCCCGATCGCCCCGCTCTGCCCCGCCTACGGCGAGGGCGAGACGGACCCGGAGAAAGCGCGGAAACTGCTCAAGTACGAGAAGGGCGGCCTGCCGGGCCAGCGCCTGAAGCCTCCGCCGGACTTCCCGGGCCCGCCCGCGCCCCCGCTGGGAGCCGAGTGA
- a CDS encoding NUDIX hydrolase, which yields MRSTYGRDSREITVTAEGLPEWLEPVARFLTTVEPHQLSRFLPPETGGRLSAVLVLFGEGQDGPELLLLERSGTLRSHAGQASFPGGALDPEDGDPADGGLVRAALREAEEETGLDPSGVQVFGVLPDLYIPVSGFVVTPVLGWWREPSPVGPVDPAETARVFTVPVAELTDPANRATAVHPSGHRGPVFHVGSATVWGFTAGVIDRILHFAGWERPWDAGREVLLDRTA from the coding sequence ATGAGGAGCACGTACGGCCGCGACAGCCGTGAGATCACCGTGACCGCCGAGGGGCTGCCCGAGTGGCTGGAACCGGTGGCGCGCTTCCTGACGACCGTCGAGCCGCACCAGCTGAGCCGCTTCCTGCCGCCGGAGACCGGAGGGCGCCTCTCCGCGGTGCTGGTCCTCTTCGGCGAGGGCCAGGACGGTCCCGAGCTGCTGCTTCTCGAACGGTCCGGCACCCTGCGCTCGCACGCCGGCCAGGCGTCCTTCCCCGGCGGCGCCCTCGACCCGGAGGACGGCGATCCGGCCGACGGCGGCCTGGTCCGCGCCGCGCTGCGCGAGGCCGAGGAGGAGACCGGCCTCGACCCCTCGGGCGTCCAGGTCTTCGGCGTGCTGCCGGACCTCTACATTCCGGTGAGCGGCTTCGTCGTGACACCGGTCCTCGGCTGGTGGCGCGAGCCCAGCCCGGTCGGGCCGGTCGACCCCGCGGAGACGGCCCGCGTCTTCACCGTCCCCGTCGCCGAGCTCACCGATCCGGCCAACCGGGCGACCGCCGTCCACCCCAGCGGTCACCGAGGCCCCGTCTTCCACGTGGGTTCCGCGACGGTCTGGGGCTTCACCGCCGGGGTGATCGACCGCATCCTGCACTTCGCGGGCTGGGAGCGGCCCTGGGACGCCGGCCGGGAGGTGCTGCTCGACCGGACCGCCTGA